Proteins from one Microbacterium proteolyticum genomic window:
- a CDS encoding ABC transporter substrate-binding protein — protein MGMSQRYRLLAPVGLLAVGAIALAGCAEGDSGGSGSGSEGTTTVRISGGITGSEADLLNQSFDQFTKDTGIKVEYTGDKSFEGNIVTKVTGGDAPDIAIVPQPGLLQTLVGTGDVKKASDTVSANVDQYWGADWKSYGTVDGDFYAAPMLANVKGYVWYSPAKFTEWGVSIPKTYDELLALTKTIQEKTGAAPWCAGFASGDASGWPGTDWIEDLVLRQSGPDVYDKWVANEVKFTDPQIKQAFDAVGEILLNPSYVNAGFGDVKSINSVAFADVAAKVADGSCPMTHQASFLSSNFLTVKNASGGEVKVAPDGDVYAFLLPGVKEGEQSVEGGGEFVATFSDDANVQKVAEFMSSPEFADARVKLGGVISANKGADPSLASSEFLQEAMKVVQNPDTTLRFDASDLMPATVGAGSFWKGMVSWIDGTPTDTVLSDIQAGYNN, from the coding sequence ATGGGCATGTCACAGCGGTATCGCCTGCTGGCTCCCGTCGGACTGCTGGCGGTCGGTGCGATCGCGCTCGCGGGCTGTGCCGAGGGCGACTCGGGCGGATCCGGCAGTGGCTCGGAGGGTACGACGACCGTTCGCATCTCCGGCGGCATCACCGGTAGCGAAGCCGACCTGCTGAACCAGTCCTTCGACCAGTTCACGAAGGACACGGGCATCAAGGTCGAGTACACCGGCGACAAGAGCTTCGAGGGCAACATCGTGACCAAGGTCACCGGTGGCGACGCCCCCGACATCGCGATCGTCCCGCAGCCGGGTCTCCTGCAGACCCTCGTCGGCACGGGCGACGTCAAGAAGGCCAGCGACACGGTCTCGGCCAACGTCGACCAGTACTGGGGCGCGGACTGGAAGTCCTACGGCACCGTGGACGGCGACTTCTACGCCGCTCCGATGCTCGCCAACGTCAAGGGCTACGTCTGGTACTCGCCGGCGAAGTTCACGGAGTGGGGCGTTTCGATCCCCAAGACCTACGACGAACTGCTCGCCCTGACCAAGACCATCCAGGAGAAGACGGGTGCCGCCCCGTGGTGCGCCGGTTTCGCCTCCGGTGACGCGTCGGGCTGGCCCGGCACCGACTGGATCGAGGACCTCGTCCTCCGTCAGTCCGGCCCCGACGTCTACGACAAGTGGGTCGCGAACGAGGTCAAGTTCACCGACCCGCAGATCAAGCAGGCCTTCGACGCCGTGGGTGAGATCCTCCTCAACCCCTCGTACGTCAACGCGGGCTTCGGTGACGTCAAGAGCATCAACTCGGTCGCCTTCGCCGACGTCGCGGCCAAGGTCGCCGACGGCAGCTGCCCGATGACCCACCAGGCCTCGTTCCTGTCGTCGAACTTCCTCACGGTCAAGAACGCCTCCGGCGGCGAGGTCAAGGTCGCTCCCGACGGCGACGTCTACGCGTTCCTCCTCCCGGGTGTGAAGGAAGGCGAGCAGTCGGTCGAAGGTGGCGGCGAATTCGTCGCGACGTTCTCCGACGACGCGAACGTGCAGAAGGTCGCGGAGTTCATGTCGAGCCCCGAGTTCGCCGACGCCCGCGTCAAGCTCGGCGGCGTGATCTCGGCCAACAAGGGTGCCGACCCGTCGCTCGCGTCCAGCGAGTTCCTGCAGGAGGCCATGAAGGTCGTGCAGAACCCCGACACCACGCTCCGCTTCGACGCGTCCGACCTCATGCCGGCCACCGTCGGCGCCGGGTCGTTCTGGAAGGGCATGGTCAGCTGGATCGACGGAACGCCGACCGACACCGTGCTCAGCGACATCCAGGCCGGTTACAACAACTGA
- a CDS encoding LacI family DNA-binding transcriptional regulator: MSGIADVARLAGVSKSTASRALTGGGYVSDDTRRRVTDAAATLGYVPSTSAVSLATGRTRTVALIVPKVNRWYFGAIIEGVERSLISQGYDVTLYVAEPGSRDRESLYSKYLARKRFDGIIAVALEPGDSDLERLLAIDKPTVCIGNPLQGIPTLGLDNIGITRITTQHLIALGHTDIAFVGSTPPTDAPARDVDERSIGYRNAMNDSGLAVRIRNVPSTLTITDAYAAAASFLADAASRPSGVVAACDEVAIGVIIAARRMGISVPTELSVVGIDGHDYAEMFALTTVEQYPEQQGVEATRLLLSMLDGEAPPPRTLAPARLVVRASTAPPRSA; the protein is encoded by the coding sequence ATGAGCGGAATCGCCGATGTGGCACGCCTGGCAGGCGTGTCCAAGTCGACGGCGAGTCGCGCGCTGACGGGCGGCGGCTACGTCTCGGACGACACCCGCCGGCGCGTCACCGACGCGGCGGCGACTCTCGGCTACGTCCCCTCCACGAGCGCCGTCAGCCTCGCGACGGGCCGCACGCGTACGGTCGCCCTGATCGTCCCCAAGGTCAACCGCTGGTACTTCGGCGCGATCATCGAGGGCGTCGAACGCTCGCTGATCTCGCAGGGCTACGACGTCACGCTGTACGTCGCAGAACCCGGCTCGCGCGACCGCGAGAGCCTGTACTCGAAGTACCTCGCCCGGAAGCGGTTCGACGGGATCATCGCCGTCGCCCTCGAACCCGGTGACAGCGACCTGGAGCGGCTTCTCGCCATCGACAAGCCGACCGTCTGCATCGGGAACCCCCTCCAGGGCATCCCCACCCTGGGCCTGGACAACATCGGCATCACGCGCATCACGACGCAGCACCTCATCGCGCTGGGACACACCGACATCGCGTTCGTCGGGAGCACCCCGCCCACCGACGCTCCGGCGCGGGACGTCGACGAACGCTCGATCGGCTACCGGAACGCGATGAACGACAGCGGGCTCGCCGTGCGCATCCGCAACGTCCCCTCCACGCTGACGATCACCGACGCCTACGCCGCCGCGGCATCCTTCCTCGCCGACGCTGCTTCCCGCCCCAGCGGCGTCGTCGCGGCGTGCGACGAAGTGGCCATCGGCGTGATCATCGCGGCGCGGCGCATGGGAATCTCGGTGCCGACCGAGCTCAGCGTGGTCGGGATCGACGGGCACGACTACGCCGAGATGTTCGCCCTCACGACCGTCGAGCAGTACCCCGAGCAACAGGGCGTCGAAGCCACGCGCCTCCTCCTCTCCATGCTGGACGGCGAGGCGCCTCCGCCGCGCACGCTCGCCCCGGCGCGCCTCGTGGTGCGCGCCTCGACCGCTCCCCCGCGCAGCGCCTGA